A single genomic interval of Armigeres subalbatus isolate Guangzhou_Male chromosome 1, GZ_Asu_2, whole genome shotgun sequence harbors:
- the LOC134205440 gene encoding probable isoaspartyl peptidase/L-asparaginase GA20639: MSSIEPIVLVHGGAGDIPTERVEGKLVGVKLAAKVGYAKLLDSGSVLDAVEVAVRSMELDPYFNAGYGSVLTTEGNVEMEASIMNGATLRAGCCSLVKDIMHPISLARRVMKTPHNFLAGEGVMQFAVQEGFEIMDPPGQLVTDFAKEALEEWKEATHRGENEFARTEIGSSNKYSKTEVGTVGAVAIDSLGNIAVATSTGGITGKLPGRIGDTPLVGAGTYADNRVGGVSTTGHGETIMRYSLAHDILKRIEFLGEDAQTATENSCKTMTDRLTGTAGAITIDCKGQVGVSFTSKRMAWAYIKGKQLKYGIEQDQHLEETVQE; this comes from the exons ATGTCATCGATTGAACCGATTGTGCTGGTACACGGGGGAGCAGGGGACATTCCAACCGAACGCGTCGAAGGAAAACTGGTAGGCGTGAAACTAGCCGCCAAAGTGGGCTATGCTAAACTTCTAGACTCTGGTTCCGTTTTGGATGCTGTCGAGGTGGCAGTTCGTAGTATGGAACTGGATCCATATTTCAATGCTGGTTACGGATCGGTTTTAACCACGGAAGGAAACGTTGAGATGGAGGCGAGCATAATGAATGGGGCAACATTGCGCGCAGGATGCTGCTCGCTCGTCAAAGACATCATGCATCCGATAAGTTTGGCGAGAAGGGTGATGAAGACCCCGCACAATTTCCTCGCTGGGGAAGGTGTGATGCAGTTCGCTGTCCAAGAG GGGTTCGAAATAATGGATCCCCCTGGACAGCTGGTAACCGATTTTGCTAAAGAAGCTTTGGAGGAATGGAAAGAAGCTACGCATAGAGGCGAAAACGAATTTGCTCGCACCGAGATAGGATCATCTAATAAATACAGCAAAACCGAAGTGGGTACGGTCGGTGCCGTTGCAATCGATAGTTTGGGCAATATCGCTGTAGCGACATCCACCGGTGGTATAACAGGAAAGCTCCCAGGGAGAATTGGCGACACACCCTTAGTAGGGGCAGGAACGTACGCTGACAATCGGGTAGGAGGTGTGTCTACCACAGGTCATGGTGAAACCATCATGAGATATTCTTTAGCTCACGACATTCTCAAGCGAATTGAATTCCTTGGAGAAGATGCTCAAACTGCAACAGAAAATTCCTGTAAAACAATGACTGATAGATTAACTGGAACCGCAGGCGCCATCACCATTGATTGCAAAGGCCAAGTAGGAGTGTCATTCACCTCAAAAAGAATGGCTTGGGCTTATATCAAAGGGAAGCAACTTAAATATGGTATCGAACAAGACCAACACCTCGAAGAAACTGTACAAGAGTAG